One Ignisphaera sp. DNA window includes the following coding sequences:
- a CDS encoding DNA-directed RNA polymerase subunit H: protein MPGKRSLQDLSKVLEHELVPKHEVLSVEEGVEILRRYGIKPEQLPWLRASDPVARAIGAKPGDIVRIYRRSPTAGEIIAYRYVVPG, encoded by the coding sequence ATGCCTGGAAAAAGATCTTTGCAAGACCTAAGCAAGGTTTTGGAGCACGAGCTTGTGCCAAAGCATGAGGTTTTAAGTGTTGAAGAAGGTGTAGAGATACTGCGGAGATATGGTATCAAGCCAGAGCAGTTGCCTTGGCTTCGGGCAAGCGACCCTGTGGCAAGAGCTATTGGTGCTAAGCCTGGGGATATAGTAAGGATATATAGGAGAAGTCCAACAGCTGGCGAAATAATTGCTTATAGATATGTTGTTCCTGGGTAG